One Halomonas sp. THAF5a genomic region harbors:
- a CDS encoding YqhA family protein, whose product MESSHRPDPRPARRRGQLERRFEAFLWHSRLMVLMAVIPALLGALALFVIASLDVLSVLVDTWRHYLGGGDDIHKTVVTDIIVAVDIYLIALVLMIFALGVYKLFVSRIEPAEQRGTHHPFDVGSLDQLKDKIARVVILAVIIEFFRAVVGISFDTPLDAIYLALSVLALALALYLMALAHKQE is encoded by the coding sequence ATGGAATCGTCACACCGCCCCGATCCCCGTCCCGCGAGGCGTCGCGGCCAGCTCGAGCGACGCTTCGAGGCCTTCCTGTGGCACTCGCGCCTGATGGTGCTGATGGCCGTGATCCCCGCGCTGCTGGGGGCGCTGGCGCTGTTCGTCATCGCCAGCCTGGACGTGCTCTCGGTCCTCGTCGATACCTGGCGGCACTACCTCGGCGGCGGCGACGACATTCACAAGACCGTGGTCACCGACATCATCGTGGCCGTGGACATCTATCTGATCGCCCTGGTGCTGATGATCTTCGCGCTGGGGGTCTACAAGCTCTTCGTCTCGCGCATCGAGCCCGCCGAGCAACGCGGCACCCATCATCCCTTCGACGTCGGCTCCCTCGACCAGCTCAAGGACAAGATCGCCCGGGTGGTGATCCTCGCCGTGATCATCGAGTTCTTCCGCGCCGTGGTCGGCATCAGCTTCGACACCCCGCTGGATGCCATCTATCTCGCGCTCTCGGTGCTGGCGCTGGCGCTGGCGCTCTACCTGATGGCGCTGGCGCACAAGCAGGAGTGA
- a CDS encoding phospholipase D family protein: protein MWPWLVTALLVAWLVMGAWQRYKPLPEGLGQAFPARSAEGVRFLADETWYSPSGERHARRRIFDEVMALIGQAERLVVLDMFLFNDFAGAADGQDFRPLSAELTQALIERKAERPRLEAVVITDPLNTLYGGLEPAHLERLRAAGIRVVVTDLTRLRASNPLWSGAWHLGPRWLGNHHQAGWLPNPLGPGQVSLRSYLTLLNFNANHRKTLVVDRGDDWAGLVTSANPHDASSRHGNVALRFEGAAALDLLASERPVASWSGVRLPGPVALAAPPAPVEGARLQVLTEGGIRAALLAAIEASEPGDRLDIAVFYLSHRALIEALVAAQRRGVALRVLLDPNRDAFGIEKGGIPNRPVARELHAAGVPVRWCATEGEQCHSKLLLRRPAAAEGEAELILGSANFTRRNLDDLNLETSVRLVGPAETPALHDAAAFFSRRWHSTPQRITSEPFAAHDDASAWQRWRYRIMEATGLSTF from the coding sequence ATGTGGCCCTGGCTCGTGACGGCGCTGCTGGTGGCCTGGCTGGTCATGGGTGCCTGGCAGCGCTACAAGCCGCTGCCGGAGGGGCTGGGTCAGGCCTTTCCGGCGCGCTCCGCGGAGGGGGTGCGTTTTCTCGCCGACGAGACCTGGTATTCCCCGTCCGGCGAGCGACATGCCCGACGCCGGATCTTCGACGAGGTCATGGCGCTGATCGGTCAGGCCGAGCGCCTGGTGGTGCTGGACATGTTCCTGTTCAACGACTTCGCCGGCGCCGCCGATGGCCAGGACTTCCGGCCGCTGTCGGCGGAGCTCACCCAGGCCCTGATCGAGCGCAAGGCCGAGCGTCCGAGGCTCGAGGCCGTGGTCATCACCGACCCGCTCAATACCCTCTACGGCGGCCTCGAGCCGGCACACCTCGAGCGGTTGCGCGCGGCCGGCATCCGGGTGGTGGTGACGGATCTGACGCGACTGCGCGCCTCCAACCCGCTCTGGTCGGGGGCCTGGCACCTGGGGCCGCGCTGGCTCGGGAATCATCACCAGGCTGGCTGGCTGCCCAATCCCCTGGGCCCGGGGCAGGTGTCGCTGCGCAGCTACCTGACCCTGCTCAACTTCAACGCCAACCATCGCAAGACCCTGGTCGTCGATCGGGGCGATGACTGGGCGGGGCTGGTCACCTCGGCCAATCCCCACGATGCCAGCAGTCGGCACGGCAACGTGGCGCTGCGCTTCGAGGGGGCGGCCGCGCTGGACCTGCTGGCCTCGGAGCGTCCCGTGGCGAGCTGGTCGGGGGTGCGCCTGCCGGGGCCCGTGGCACTGGCCGCCCCGCCGGCCCCGGTCGAGGGGGCGAGGCTGCAGGTGCTCACCGAGGGCGGTATCCGCGCGGCGTTGCTGGCGGCCATCGAGGCCAGTGAGCCGGGCGACCGGCTGGATATCGCCGTCTTCTACCTGTCGCACCGGGCGCTGATCGAGGCCCTGGTGGCGGCCCAGCGGCGCGGCGTGGCGCTGCGGGTCCTGCTCGACCCCAATCGCGATGCCTTCGGGATCGAGAAGGGCGGCATCCCCAATCGCCCGGTGGCGCGGGAGCTACATGCCGCCGGGGTGCCGGTGCGCTGGTGCGCCACCGAGGGCGAGCAGTGCCACAGCAAGCTGCTGCTGCGTCGACCCGCCGCGGCGGAGGGCGAGGCCGAGCTGATCCTGGGCTCGGCCAACTTCACGCGGCGCAACCTCGATGACCTGAACCTGGAGACCAGCGTGCGTCTGGTGGGGCCCGCCGAGACCCCGGCCCTGCACGACGCGGCGGCCTTCTTTTCGCGTCGCTGGCATTCGACCCCGCAGCGGATCACCAGCGAGCCCTTCGCGGCCCATGATGACGCCTCGGCCTGGCAGCGGTGGCGCTATCGGATCATGGAGGCCACCGGGCTCTCCACCTTCTGA
- a CDS encoding YihY/virulence factor BrkB family protein, with protein sequence MTSPREAPRQSFLALLPLTLAFLWRVLCAFLRNRGILLAGGVGYNILLSIVPLFALMVVLLAGVVDQQHLLEVLSIQARHLAPAHAEVLLDAVRTLLDSRDVIGILGFPVLLLFSSFAFRMLEDALAIIFHAPDTHHPHRHVLVSVALPYAFMLVLGAGLLALTLLVSLASSMNALWLTLFERDLPLAGLSEPMLNLTSFLGVFLLFSAIYKVLPVVRIALRRAVVGGFVAALLWEGVRFLLVFYFANLSLVNAVYGSLATLVVVLLSLEVGAIILLLGAQVIAELERNARLGLAWYIDPRRQAVTHVD encoded by the coding sequence ATGACGTCTCCCCGCGAAGCCCCTCGACAGTCGTTCCTCGCCCTGCTGCCGCTGACGCTGGCGTTCCTGTGGCGGGTGCTGTGCGCCTTCCTGCGCAACCGCGGCATCCTGCTGGCCGGCGGGGTCGGCTATAACATCCTGCTCTCGATCGTGCCGCTGTTCGCGCTGATGGTCGTGCTGCTGGCCGGCGTGGTGGACCAGCAGCACCTGCTCGAGGTCCTCTCGATCCAGGCGCGCCACTTGGCCCCCGCCCACGCGGAGGTGCTGCTCGACGCCGTGCGCACCCTGCTCGACTCCCGCGACGTGATCGGCATCCTGGGCTTCCCGGTGCTGCTGCTGTTCAGCTCCTTCGCCTTTCGCATGCTCGAGGATGCCCTGGCGATCATCTTCCACGCCCCCGACACCCACCACCCCCATCGCCACGTCCTGGTCTCGGTGGCACTGCCCTACGCCTTCATGCTGGTGCTCGGGGCGGGCCTGCTCGCCCTGACCCTGCTGGTCAGCCTCGCCAGCTCGATGAATGCGCTCTGGCTGACGCTGTTCGAACGTGACCTGCCGCTGGCCGGGCTCTCCGAGCCGATGCTCAACCTGACCAGCTTCCTTGGCGTCTTCCTGCTGTTCAGCGCCATCTACAAGGTGCTGCCGGTGGTGAGGATCGCTCTTCGCCGGGCGGTGGTGGGCGGCTTCGTCGCCGCCCTGCTGTGGGAGGGCGTGCGCTTTCTGCTGGTCTTCTACTTCGCCAACCTCTCGCTGGTCAACGCGGTCTACGGCTCCCTGGCGACCCTGGTCGTGGTGCTGCTGAGCCTGGAGGTGGGGGCCATCATCCTGCTGCTCGGGGCCCAGGTGATCGCCGAACTGGAGCGCAACGCCCGCCTCGGCCTCGCCTGGTACATCGATCCGCGCCGCCAGGCGGTGACCCACGTCGACTGA